Within the Telopea speciosissima isolate NSW1024214 ecotype Mountain lineage chromosome 4, Tspe_v1, whole genome shotgun sequence genome, the region TATGACCGATACTGTACTGAATACTGATTCGGTACATGTATCTCATACCGATACCATTCCAAATTTATTTGGTTCAGtacggtacggtacggtataAGAGGTACGGTTTTGGTATCAGTACATGGTATGCGGTATGAGTTGACACCCTTACAGTAGATATCTTAACTTGATGATGATAACCATCTGAGCTGCATTATCTTTTGTGATTAAGGATAGCAATAGTACCTGGTTGAAAgtgattcttctttttttttagggggttATGTAAATGGACAAGCTCCATTCTTTTCAAGCTGTTCTCCAGACCATATTTTTGTCCCTTATCAATTTATCTGTACCATCCGCCACTCTGTGTTGCGATGGCACAAAAGAGCAGAAGTATGATAGTTCGACCATATTCATTTGTGAGCATGACAAGCACTTACTACAGAATtactaaaattttatttcacCCAATATatgttgtatgtgtgtgtgcCAAATAcctttacaaatttttttttggggggaacaAGTTTTCCAACTTTTATTTTGTAGATCTGAGGACTAGCATGTAATGTTTACTTAGTAGGCTATTCTTCATCCAGGATGTTGCCACTGGCTGGCTGCTTCTATTTTGTAGATTGCAGTGTGCGTGTGTGTGAAAATATTGAGTGCCTACTTATATTGAAGCTATCCTTTACCAAAACCAAATATTTTAATGTATTAATTTAATCCATAGGGTGTTTTTGTATAAGAGATTTTCAATCATGCCTAACTAATGAATTTTATTGATCCTTGTGCATTTTGTGTCCTTTTAGTTGGCGGACGTTTGGTCGTGTGGAGTTACTCTCTATGTTATGTTGGTTGGGGCTTATCCttttgaagacaaagaagacCCCAAAAACTTCAGGAAAACCATTGGAGTTAGTGTCTCTCCTCTTTGATTGCTTCTGGTTATTCATGCTTATCAATTTTCTTAATCATTTACGTTTTCGTTATTATATTTTTCTGCAGAGAATAGTGGCTGCTCAATACAAAATCCCAGACTATGTTCACGTATCTCAAGATTGCAGGCACCTTCTTTCTCGCATATTTGTTGCAAACCCGGCCAAGGTATGTGTAGTGTTGAAACCATCAAAGTATTTCAATTCAATAATAATATTCTGCGTGTATTGTCAGATGAATGTCATTGAATTAGTGAGATTTTCCATTATACAATTATTTGGTTATAAGATTTATTGCTATATTATCAATTTTTTGGAGGTAAGATTTCTAGAAAGGGTTGGATCTTTCAGGTCCTGGGGTGAGTGGTCCAAACAACCTGATCATCTGGTCCAATGGTCAAGGGTCCCAATTATCCAACGAAGTTCAATCGCCTAGTCTATTGGTCTTTCAAAACATTAACTGAAGGAACTAGGCAACATCTTTTTGCATTGTTCGCTTGCATTTGTGCTGAACTTTGGGTGTATATGGGCCTACTTTAAAGAAATTGTTGTTTTATGACCATAATTAAATGGTTGTTTAGGGGCCATTATTCTAATTGCAGACAAGATGTTTACATGACAATTGTTCATTAGAGGATATGAGAATTCTTAAATAAATATAGAAGGGATATTGGATTGTTACCTTCGTAGCGTGATATCCACGACGCAGCGGATGAGGATAGAGATAGCCCTTGGTTGACAGCCGCACGAACAGCGTAGCGTCTCCCTTGCAGCGGTGCACTCGATAGGTAATCGACCGCAATCAATAGTTCACACTCCAAGTCCCTATGCAATGATGGATGCCTCTAGGAACACACACACACGGTAGGGAGAGAGCAGgacgagagagggagagagaacgtGGGATTAAGGAGGCTGCAGTTATGACTTCACTTGTGTAACCCagcctctctcaatctctctttatACATATATGAAAAGGGGAGAACCACCTTATGGGCCCCTTCTCCAAACCCTATCCCTAGCTGGGTCCTTTTGACCCACATCTGCCCCACGTGGGCGCGGGTACGGGCCTTGGGTCCCAACCCGATTTGGTTACAAGAATgaaggggaaggaagaagagttgtTTCACTTCAGGGAGTCTTGGTGGCATGGTCACGGGTTTTGTCTGTCCCTGTTCACCAAGAGATATTTATAGCTTCATTATAGTTAAGGAAAGGTTCATGGCATTATTAGGTTCACAATTCATTGTCTTGCTGTCCTAGGCACTTACTGCAGCACTTAGAATGATCAATGTCAAGCTCTGGTGGTCATTGACATATTTGGGTGCATCGGCTAGTTGATTGACAATTGTGGGATTGATAAGATATGATGCAAAGATATTTTtcagataattttttttaaaaaatattttttcttctacaTTATCAGCCTTGGGTAGTGCATTCCTCAGATTCACACGAGTGCCTTTCTTTTCTATCTTCTGGGACAGGTATGGCTGTTGTGGGATCAGATTGGATCAGATAGTGGTCACCCATCCTATGCAACTTCTGTGTGTGTCCAATTCTATTTGTAAGCCAATAGCTGCTTGACTCTTGTGTATTTTTGCATTGTGAAAAAGATGAATTCCTCACCATAAATGGGCAAGCACATGGTTTGGACAGgaaaaatgcattccaagtcttcaatgtttctgtttcttcttccatGCATTCACGACTCTTCCATTTCGTACTGGAACAGCCATGGCAGAAAGAAATGAgaattcctctctctccctctctcctcgACACTGTGTTCTAGTTTTATATCAGACAAAGATGATATTGATTATGAGATTATCCTCTCAACACCAAAGTCCTTGTGTTTTCTTCCACATGATGATATTTACAGACTTGATGTTTGAgactttgttttagttttgatGAGGGAGACATTTTcttgagtctttttttttttttaattaaatgaaaaagaaCATTTTCTCGAGTCTTGAAAAAGTGGCTAGGAGATAGATTGGGTTaaggatgaagaagaaacaaTATATTAGCAAATGAATTTAGTGCTTTTGACTGAAAATTCTAGGAAGATAACTAAACTGTGAAGTCTTGATCTGAAAAATGAGGAAAGGATGTTGATTCCccatacctttttttttgggacggGGTGTGGGGGTGATTGGATGCGCAAGTAGGTGTATAAAGTCATGGGTTGATGGCTTGTAGCGTATAAAGGGTTCGGCTGTTGGAGTAGCCTGACCAATCAACATCCCCTACTTTTGCTATCCAAGGAATTTGATAGCGTACTTTGGAGAGCTTAGGCAACCTTGAAGTTAGGtaaattatttattcttaaTGTTCGCACAAGGTTATCTCCAGAGATTCAATTTATCTTTTGCCTCATGATCACGTGAAGTGATCCAAGCTGATTTATGTATGACCACTCAAAAAAATGACCTCTATAAATTTTAGTTTACACAAGTGGTACATAGAGATTATGGCAAAAGAATGACATTTAAGAACTCAAGTGGGCAGCTTTGGAAATTGCATTGACGGATCCCCAAATCAGTTGAATAGGGattaaaaatggaaataaagcattaattcataaataaaaaatgaagggtATATTGACCTCCAGATATTAACTggggaaaaaaaagtaaaatagatATCCAGAAAGTCCGAAAAACTGGCTTGATTCTTGACCGAAGGTTTAGTGGGTTGATAGTATACTATCCCATAAAATAGGAGGGTGCATAttggagacaaagtgaaggctGTAAAAAACTTGGCTTCACCTAGTAAACTATTCATCACTTGTTTTCATACATACCATAGGTAGCAAAAGCAAAGACAAGAATGGTGGGCAACATTATACCGTTCTTGGAATGGATTTAGTCTGGGTATTAGAAGCTCGGGCTCGACTCTGGAAACAgactctctgtgaaagcaggggtaaggctgcatacaatatgaacctccccagaccccacaatggcggaagcctcgtgcactgggtacgccctttttagtGGAAGCCCCTTTACATTTACTGGCAGCTATTGACGTAGCATGGTGTTGCAGCTTGTGCTACGTGCCAAGGGTTTCAAGGCTGTATAGCATCAGCCTGCAGATAAGCTAATGGACCAGTAAGTCCATAAGCTGGCCTTCCTAGTTTTCTTGGTTTATTCTATTCTGGAAATCAGGTTTCATGTACATAGCATGATGAGGAAATGTTTTAATGCTATTTATAAATCTTATTGTTGCAGAAGGTTTTAGGAAGTACTTTAGGTAAAGTTTTCTTCCTGTCTTTGCATGATAGAAGTGTTACTGTTTGGTGAAAGTGAGTGAAGCCTCTTAGGATGTTACAGAATATTTCTTTCAATGTGTTTTCATCATCCATGTTAATGTCCATGCATGCGTTTTCAAAGTTCATTATTTGATGCTCATATGACACACATTCCCTCTTGAGAGGAAAACACATAATTGACCTCATTTTGGTGTATTGTTTAATTTAGATGAATTTTCCATGTCGGAATTCTGACTGCTATTGAGGAGGAAATTCTTGTTATGGGGCAGAGTAAAATTCAGACAAATTGATCTCTTTAACAGCTGAATGCATGAACTGTTtacctcttccccccccccccctacccccCGGTACCTCTAGATTGGCATCATGGTCTGATGTTTTGGCTAAAGCCCAATACAAGGTTGAACTTTCTGCTTAATCATTTGGATAGATGAGTTGGTGAGCCAATTACATGTTGTACAAAGATCAATAATGATGAAGACAGTCATCAGAATATCATGTTAGCTTGTATGACTACTTCACCAATTGTTAGTTTTGAAAACTTGTTTGTTTGGTAAATTTGCAGAGGATAACCATTAAGGAGATCAAAAGCCATCCATGGTTCTTAAAGAACTTACCAAGGGAGCTGACAGAGACTGCTCAGGCAATCTATTATCAGAGAGACAACCCAAGCTATTCCCTCCAAACTGTAGAGGAAATAATGAAAATTGTGGGAGAAGCAAGATCACCACCTCCAGTCTCTAGGTCTGTTGGGGGCTTTGGCTGGGGTGGTGAGGAAGATGAGGATGGCAAGGTAGAAGAAGGAGATGTGGAAGAGGACGGAGAAGATGAGTATGACAAAAGAGTTAAGGAGGTACATGCTAGCGGAGAATTTCCTATCAGTTAAGgcctattctcttttcttcattattAGGGAAattgtaatttaattttggaaCTCCATAGACTAGGATGTTTCGATATCTGTGTATAAAAGTTATGTACTGCAGCTTCAAACGTCAGGATTCAGAGGATTGTAAACTTCTATTGTTGTCCCATAAGAGCTCTACATATTTAAGAAGTTTGGTGCCAAGCATATAATCCAGAGTTATTTAATTAGTCTGTTCCTGTGAAGTGTGAAGTTTATTAGAAAATATGATTTACATTTGGAGTTTGGTTCCTtggtctttttcttttgggctatgtttggaagccaagaaaaaaaaagaaaaaacataatgacacgatgattgatttatgtgtcttatctctctcctcaaattcaaaaatttttgaattttttcttttcttttcttttcttggctttcaAACATAATCTTAAGTAATTCTCACCCTAGTTAGTATGGAATTCATTGTGATGAGAATCTAATTTTCATCAAATTGGATTCTGAACAACGGAAGAAGGCATGACAAAATGAGGTATCGACGGAAGCCCAAGGGTCAGTCCAAATTGAGACCTGCCTTCCATAACCAATCTTCCAACAAACAATAGCCCTCAATGCAATAGATACAATCAACATCTACTACAAAAAACATGCATCAATCTTCTTCTAAGAAACAGACCATGCGTATTATGGACGGAGAAGATGTGTCAACTATGTACAAAATCACTTAGACTACCTTTTCACAGGGACTGCTCAGGAGTTCGAGGCAAGAGCTGTTTTTACTGGACTACAAAGAGTTCCCGAAGTAACTACTTCCGATATTAAAGTTTGGACTAATTGTCAAGATGTGGTAAATTAGATTATGGGAAATATGAATTAATGTCTTGGGAAGTTTTCCACATTTTATGGGATATCCAAACAATTATCTACaactttttattaatatttaaaaaaaaaaaagaaaaaaagatggaaCTCAAACTTTCTGGCTCACTTGATGGCTGTTAGAGAGCCCGGATCAAGCACCAATGATATATAGAAAATTATTTCTAGcccggtacagttccctagtgaCTAATAAGAGGGGTGGGGGATGGACGGTGGACCCtactcgggcagtgtgttcgggcaaggggtaaagtgatcatttccaccccctataAGAGGAATTATAGAAACTGTACCGGACAAGGAATcacaggggataaagatccatgatATATCCCTAGATTAGTTTTAGGTTGAGATGTTAGTACTCATTTTTTTCCCACCTGGAATCGGATACTCCAGAATGAGATCGGTCAGTCCCGTACTTCCGATCATCCAATTTTTCATCCCAAGCCTACACTATCTGGTCTATATGGACAAATGTGTCATtcaaattaaggaaaaaaaaagctaaCCGTCTAATTGGTCGCATGGttcctgcgcccagacacaggaccATCTGTTTTTACTATACAGCCCCCACTGAACTCAAAAATCCCATTCCAATTGACCCTTTAAGATTGATTTGATTAACCTCGCGCTGGTGCAGGCACTACACGCCCAGCAGGAATCTCTTGCCCTTCAAATTaatactttttaattttttgtttgtacCTGTTGTAACTACCTCAAGTTGCCATTCTGTCGGCTCCAAGCCTCcaacttccaagttccaaatattatcgaaagaaaaaaataaaaaaatccaaaagcaATCTTAGGTGCGAAAAATCTTAGTCCTAAGATATAGAAAGGTTCTTCGCTTCGTCTTCAAGAGCAAAGGGGTTTCGTTCGCCTTCTTTCTTTGTTCTACAAATGGTACGGTGAAGATGGTAAATTCTTTTCCTTCTTAATAAAAATTTGCAACTTTTAGGTTGATTTCTTACGAGTTTTCCTCTATGAATTTCTAGTTACAATTTCGTGGttattcttctctgtttttttttttttttgttggtagtTGTTCTTCTCTTATTTCAAGGATTTAGTGGGAAGAGAAGTGACGGTCGAACTGAAGAATGATCTCGCCATTAGAGGAACTCTTCATTCCGTCGATCAATACCTAAATATTAAGCTTGAGAACACGAGGGTTGTTGATCAAGACAAGTATCCTCACATGGTATTTTTCTGCTTAAGTTATTACTACTGTTTCGCTTGCGCTCTGTTCTTtcgtttcttgttttcttttctttttttatttcttaaaaaaaattgtttattaTTACTAGTTTAATTTACTGTCTGGGTGCATGATACTTGCTAGGTAGAAAAAGTGACGCTGAGAGAACACTAAATCTGAAGTTCAGGATTTTAGGTTTTGGATTAGGGTAGGAGGGGTTTGAAATTATAAATTTACCATTTAGTATGTTCTGAGAATTCTAGGAATCATAGTTTGAAGTATGAGGGTTCTATGGTACCTAGTTTGAAGAGTGAGAAGAGTATATTGCGCTCACCAATTGAGCTGCAATCCATAAAATAAAACCTGTACTCAAAGAGAGAAGATGTATTAGTGAGATTCAAATATTCAATGGTCTTGGGCTGAATGTTTCCAAAAGCCAGCTGACATGCTTCCACTTCCGTTTGGACCACTATGAAATTTATGGAACTTGGTTATACCAAGTTggatttaatttgaaatttctttttccagTTCAACAGAAGTTCATGAAATCAAGACCCATGCAAGAAACTAATTGGAAATTCTCCAATAATTGATAAAAT harbors:
- the LOC122658852 gene encoding sm-like protein LSM2 translates to MLFFSYFKDLVGREVTVELKNDLAIRGTLHSVDQYLNIKLENTRVVDQDKYPHMLSVRNCFIRGSVVRYVQLPPDGVDVDLLHDATRREARGG